The region AAATTTGTTAATCTTTTTCTGTCTAAATATTATGTAAGAAGATAAAATTATACCCCAAGGAAAAACCTCTGCTTGTAATAAACCAAAAGTGATAGACGGGAAAAAAAAGAGTGCGACTATGACTCCTGTTACAATCTTAAAATGGCTTATTTCTTTTAACATTTAATTACTTTATAGAATGCCCTTATATCTTAAAAACAATATTAAAAAATTAAACACTATAAATAAATTTAAATGCGTCATTTTCAACTTACTGTGTTTGTTAACAATACTTGAAAAAAGAATTACTTCTACCAACATTGGAATAAAAAACAATATAGGCCATCTTTCGATATCCAATTTCAGCAAAGCTACAAATGTCACTACTATTTTAAGTATTAATACCAATGAATCTGCAAAAAACTTTTTCTTAACTATGGCTAATCCTTGTAAATAGTAAAATGATGCTGCAGACATTAACCAAATAGGTAATAGATATAAAAATGTATGTAAGTATAATTTACTGTTTTGAAATGTAAAATCTCCTAACCAAAGCTTAAATAGAAAGTCCGTTTTTACTAAAAAAAAGCTGACCATCAAACCCAAAACACTAACAAAAACTGTAAGTTTAAAATGTAAATTAGCTCTTTCGCTTACAGATAATTGATTTCCTGATATTTTAGGAAAGACCCATGATATTGAAGCTGTATGTATGGTTTTTAGCTGATTTAAAACTGAAACTCCAATAGAGTAGTAAGCAAAAATTTTAAGACCTAATAAAGAGCTTACAATCCATTTATCAATGTGTGCGCTAAAGATTAATATGGTACTAGAAAACCAAGCCCATTTACCGTAACCCAAAATTCCTTTAAAAACGGAAACACTTGCATTTTTTCTGACAAATACGGACTCATATTTATGGGTTAATTCATAAAACTGGTATAACAGATACAATCCTGCTACAATAACAGAAATCATAAAAACACTTTTAACATCTTTAAAAACAAAAACTGCAATTATTTGAGATAAATAAAGAAGCGCTTTAGATATAAAGGACTGTTTGGCTAGATGCTTAAAATCTTCATGCGATTTATGTAAAGCAAACAAAGCTTGCTCTATTTGCTTTATAAAAAATAACGGAAAGGCGAAAAGTAAGATTTTAATAATTTCGGTGACCTTAAAAAAATTTAAAAAATAATTGCTAAAAAAAACTAAATAAATAGCCCCTAATATAATTACGGATAGCAAAACAAGAAATAAAATTACCGAACTAAAGACTTTGCTTTGGAATAAATTATCGTTTTTAGATTTGCTTTCAGAAATGTACTTTATAATCGTTTCATTAATACCAAAGTTAAATATGGAAAGTGATGCAAGTACACTATTTACAAGAATCCAAAGCCCATACTTTTCTATTCCAATTTGAGAAATAAATATAGGTGTTGCTATTACTAAAAAGAAAGGCGCAAACACAACGTCTAGAGTTGCGTAAATACTATTTTTTATTGATTTCAATACGTTGTGGTTTCTTGTAAATTAATATATTTTAATGTTATAAATAATAATATCATGACATTTACGCTAGCTAATAAATTACCTGAAAAAACAGCACCTATAACAAGTGTTAATACTAAAAAGTAAGACAATTTATTTTTTCCTTTTAATATCTTAATAAACAACATTGTATAACAAATTATACCTATAAACCCAAAAAACAAAAAAGCATCAAAAACCTCCATTTCTGTTCTATGGTTATTAAAAAATGGCCAGCCAAAAATTATATTAATAATGGAGTTATTTTC is a window of Olleya sp. YS DNA encoding:
- a CDS encoding oligosaccharide flippase family protein codes for the protein MKSIKNSIYATLDVVFAPFFLVIATPIFISQIGIEKYGLWILVNSVLASLSIFNFGINETIIKYISESKSKNDNLFQSKVFSSVILFLVLLSVIILGAIYLVFFSNYFLNFFKVTEIIKILLFAFPLFFIKQIEQALFALHKSHEDFKHLAKQSFISKALLYLSQIIAVFVFKDVKSVFMISVIVAGLYLLYQFYELTHKYESVFVRKNASVSVFKGILGYGKWAWFSSTILIFSAHIDKWIVSSLLGLKIFAYYSIGVSVLNQLKTIHTASISWVFPKISGNQLSVSERANLHFKLTVFVSVLGLMVSFFLVKTDFLFKLWLGDFTFQNSKLYLHTFLYLLPIWLMSAASFYYLQGLAIVKKKFFADSLVLILKIVVTFVALLKLDIERWPILFFIPMLVEVILFSSIVNKHSKLKMTHLNLFIVFNFLILFLRYKGIL